A region from the Vicia villosa cultivar HV-30 ecotype Madison, WI linkage group LG3, Vvil1.0, whole genome shotgun sequence genome encodes:
- the LOC131661655 gene encoding serine/threonine-protein kinase WNK8-like yields the protein MDFETESDVGVVEKDPTLRYARYDEMLGKGAFKTVYKAFDEVDGIEVAWNRICIEDVMQLPENLEKLYSEVHLLKSLKHENIIKLYSSWVDEKTRTINMITELFTSGSLRQYRKKHKNVDMKAIKNWARQILRGLCFLHSHNPPVIHRDLKCDNIFVNGNNGQVKIGDLGLAIIMQQPTARSVIGTPEFMAPELYEEEYNELVDIYSFGMCILEMITCEYPYSECKNPAQIYKKVTSGVKPAALAKVNDPEVKQFIEKCLVPASIRLPASELLKDPFLATGNTKIYHDTPLLLSPPIKSMNPPACEPHPMEIDSNPGHTPPGSSVEGIKETSQVSILDLHRKTENNEFWLRGEKNADRTISLTLRIADSDGGVRNIHFPFYIDSDTTISIAEEMVEHLELKDEDVAVIAELIHNMIFELVPDWKPVCNNLSSGTDNLYRPSEAQNDGQLNCHWTLGSDGFDMKAMYEDLDQSQRDGEDQDKQESVTSDISAEYGVAIATDSGGIEPDCFILHECCKGSNGLNSNSDVRIYGQEDGNNNQSENSISSYMSSKCSLDNDHLNGLQLELEAIETQYQQSFRELLKMREDAIENAKKRWISKKNT from the exons ATGGATTTTGAAACTGAATCTGATGTTGGTGTTGTGGAGAAAGATCCAACTTTGCGTTACGCACGA TATGATGAAATGTTAGGGAAAGGAGCTTTTAAGACTGT GTATAAAGCTTTTGATGAAGTAGATGGAATAGAAGTTGCTTGGAACCGAATTTGTATAGAGGATGTTATGCAATTACCCGAAAATTTGGAGAAGTTGTATTCTGAGGTTCATCTCCTTAAGTCACTGAAACATGAAAATATTATTAAGTTGTATAGCTCTTGGGTGGATGAAAAGACTAGGACTATCAACATGATTACTGAGTTGTTTACTTCTGGGAGTTTGCGGCA GTATAGGAAAAAACATAAGAATGTGGATATGAAAGCTATCAAGAACTGGGCGAGGCAGATTCTTCGTGGCTTGTGCTTTCTGCACAGTCATAATCCTCCTGTTATTCACAGGGATCTTAAATGCGATAACATTTTTGTTAACGGGAACAATGGGCAAGTTAAGATTGGAGATCTCGGATTGGCAATTATCATGCAGCAACCTACTGCCCGGAGTGTTATTG GTACTCCAGAATTCATGGCTCCTGAGCTTTATGAGGAAGAATATAATGAACTTGTTGACATATATTCCTTTGGCATGTGTATCTTGGAAATGATCACCTGTGAGTACCCGTATAGTGAATGCAAAAATCCGGCGCAGATATATAAGAAAGTTACCTCT GGTGTAAAGCCTGCTGCTCTTGCTAAAGTGAATGATCCTGAAGTGAAGCAATTTATAGAAAAGTGTTTAGTTCCAGCATCTATAAGATTGCCTGCATCTGAATTGCTGAAAGACCCATTCCTCGCAACTGGAAACACAAAGATCTATCATGATACCCCGCTGCTGCTTAGTCCCCCCATCAAATCAATGAATCCACCAGCATGTGAGCCCCATCCCATGGAGATAGATTCAAACCCCGGGCATACACCACCTGGCTCCTCTGTGGAAGGGATTAAAGAAACTTCCCAAGTTTCAATACTTGATCTCCATAGGAAGACAGAGAACAATGAATTTTGGTTAAGAGGGGAGAAGAATGCCGATCGTACAATTTCACTTACACTACGAATTGCTGATTCTGATG GTGGAGTTAGGAATATCCATTTTCCATTTTATATCGATTCCGACACCACAATTTCAATTGCCGAGGAAATGGTGGAACATCTGGAACTCAAGGATGAGGATGTAGCTGTCATTGCTGAGCTTATACACAACATGATTTTCGAGCTTGTGCCTGACTGGAAACCCGTGTGTAATAACCTCTCATCTGGAACAGATAATTTGTACAGGCCTTCGGAAGCTCAGAATGATGGACAGTTAAACTGCCATTGGACATTGGGATCAGATGGTTTTGATATGAAGGCAATGTATGAGGATTTAGATCAGTCACAGCGTGATGGGGAAGATCAGGACAAACAAGAATCTGTTACATCAGATATTTCAGCTGAGTATGGGGTTGCAATTGCCACTGATTCTGGAGGTATAGAGCCTGATTGTTTTATTCTTCATGAATGTTGCAAGGGGTCCAATGGTTTAAATTCCAATTCAGATGTCAGGATTTATGGTCAAGAAGACGGAAACAATAATCAATCAGAGAACTCAATCTCAAGTTACATGTCAAGCAAATGTTCTCTTGACAATGATC